The sequence below is a genomic window from Paucibacter aquatile.
CTGATGCAGGAAAACCGCTCCTTCGACCATTACTTCGGCTGCCTGGCGGGCGTGCGCGGCTTCAGCGATCCGCGTGCCATCACCTTGCCCTCGGGCAAGCCGGTCTGGTTCCAGCCCAGCGGCAGCAGCCATGTGCTGCCCTACCACTACGACGTCAAGAACACCAACGCCCTGCACGTCGGCCTGGACCACCACTGGAAGGGCACGGAAGCGGCCTGGAAGGACTGGAACGCCTGGGTGCCCAAGAAGACCTCGATGTCCCTGGGCTACTTCGATCGTGGCGATCTGCCCTTCTACTACGCCCTGGCCGACGCCTTCACCACCTGTGATGCCTACCACTGCTCGGTCTTCGGCCCCACCGACCCGAACCGTTTCTATGCCCTGAGCGGCCACACGGCCGGCTACGTCACCGGCATCCCCGACAGCCGGCTCTACAACGTCAACAACGGCACCTACAACGCCGACATCGCCAACGACAACCCGGCCGCTCAGGGCATCACCTGGCAAAGCTATGCCGAGGTGCTGGAAGCGCAAGGCGTGAGCTGGAAGGTCTACCAGGAATGGGACAACTACGGCGACAACTACCTGCAGTACTTCAAGAACTTCCGTGTCGACGCGGCCGGCCGCAAGCTGACGCCCGAATCGCCGCTGTACCAGAAGTGCCGCGCCATGGCCCCGGGCTCGAACGCCGCGAACGCCGCGCAAACCACCGGCCAGTGGCTGATCGATGACTTCGCCGCCGATGTGCGCGCCGGCCGCCTGCCGGCCGTGTCCTGGATTTGCGCGCCGACCGAGTACTGCGAGCATCCCTCGCCCACGCCCAATGCCGGCGAGAACTTCAGCGCCCGCCTGTTGGCCGCCCTGGTCGACAACCCGGAGGTCTGGGCCAAGACCGTGCTCATCATCACCTACGACGAGAACGACGGCTTCTTCGACCACATGCCCTCGAACGTGCCGCCCATGGACGCCGGCCGCGGCCGCAGCACGGTGGCCAACAGCTTGCAGGGCGAGGTCTACAAGGGCAGCGAACCGATCGGCCTGGGCCCGCGCGTGCCGACCCTGGTGATCTCGCCCTGGAGCAAGGGCGGGCGCGTCAACTCCCAGCTCTTCGACCACACCTCGCAGATCCGTTTCCTCGAAGAGTGGCTGGTGCAGGGCAAGGGCCTGCCGCGTGCGGCCGTGCACTGCCCCAATATCTCGCCCTGGCGCCGCGCGGTCTGCGGCGATCTGCTCAGCGTCTTCAACTTCGACGAGCCGAACAAGACCTGGCCGGCCGGCGTGCCGCGCACGGCCGAGTACCCCAAGTACGACGCCACGGCGCCGGCCTGGCCGCCCGCCACCCAGGTGCTGCCGCGCCAGGAGCAGGTGAGCACCGGCCAGCCGCGCCCGGCCTGCCCCATGCCCTACCGTGCCGAGGTGGATGGCGCCGTGCAGGGCACGGCCCGCCAGTTCGCTTTGAGCTTCGCCAATGGCGGCTCGGTGGCCGAGCCCTTCATCGTCTACTCCGCCCTGCGCAGCGACGGCCCCTGGCACTACACCCTGGCCGCCGGCACCCGCGTCGAGCGCGAGGTCTGGAACTGGAGCGGCGACAGCTACCAGCTCAAGGTTCATGGCCAGAACGGTTTTGTGCGCGAGTTCAGCGGGGCGCTGGGCAGTGCCGCGCGCCAGCTGGAAGTCAGCTTGCGCGAAGAGCCGGCCAGCCGCAGCGTGCGCCTGCAGTTCAGCAACAGCAGCAGCCAGGTCCTGCGCCTGCAGCTGGCGGATCTGGCCTACGGCCAAGGTCGCCTGCTGAGCTTGAGCCTGCAGCCGGGCCAGAACCACAGCGAGACCCTGAGCGTGGAAGCCAGCCGCGGCTGGTACGACCTGGGCGTGACGCTGGAAGGCGAGAGCCTGTACTGGCGCCGCCTGGCCGGCCATGTCGAGGGGGCAGGCCTGGATTACACCGACCCCGTGCTCAACGGCCTGGCCCTGGCCCAGGATTCGCCGCCGGTGCTGGTGCCAACGCCGCCGCCGGTCAATCCGGTGCGCTTCAGCGCATCGGCCAGCGTCTCCCGCATCGGCGACAGCATCAACCTGAGCTGGCAAGGCCTGCCGGCTGGCAACAAGCATTGGCTGGGCTTCTATCGCAAGGGTATGGTGCCCGGTGGTCCGGGTTCGCTGAAGTGGAACTATGTGGCCGCGCCGGCCGGCGGCCAGAGCTTCAGCCTGGCCAGCTTCGCGGAGGGTGAGTACTTCTTCGGCCTGTTCCTGAACGATGGCTACGAAGAAGCGGCCCCGCGCCTGGCCCTGCGCCTGCTCAAACGCGGCGACATCAACGGCGACGGCCGCATCGACGCCGCCGACCGCGAGGCCCAGCGCGCCGCCATGGGCGCCTGCGCCGGCGACAACCGCTACCAGCCCCTGGCCAATTTCGATGCCGATGCCTGCATCACCCAGGCCGACTACCGCGCCTGGTTTGACATCTTCCGCCAGCAAAAGCCCTGATCACCCAACCCAGGAACACGAGCATGACACGCACACCGAGCACCTTCTTGAAATTCGGCGCCCCGAGCCTGGCGGCCGCCTTGCTGGGCGCCGCTGGCCTCCTGGCTTCGACACTGGCTTCAGCCCAGACGTTCTCTTTCAGTGACGTCACGCCCACCGGCGTGCCACTGGAACCACGCATGCGCCTGGAGCTGCCCGTGGCGGCGCAGCAGGGCCAGACCCTGAACGTGGCGATCCGCCTGGACCAGCCCTTCGCCGGCCGCGCGGCCGACGATGTGTTCTTGTTCTACGGCTTCAAGCTCGACTTCGACCCCAGCCAGCTGCGCTTCAAGGGCTTTGCTGCGGCCGAGGGTTGGAGCGATGACAGCGGCTTTCTGCGCCCCGGCGAGATCGGTGCGTCGAACTTCCCGGGTGTCGCGGCAGCCGGTCAATCCTGGCTGAACCTGGGCGCGCTGCAATTCGAGCTGCTGAGCCCGGGCGAGGCCTGGCTGCAGATCAGCAGCCCCGAGGGCGACCTCAACCTCGGCCTGGGCTACGCCCAGGGCACGGCCAATCTGCCCATCGACTGGCGCGGCAGCCTGCAGGTCAGCGCCGTGCCCGAGCCCGGCGCGCTGGCGATGACGCTGGCGGGGCTGTTGGGCCTGGGGCTGGTACAGCGCCGCCGCCTGGGTCAGAACAAGTAGCCGAAAGCCAGCAGTCCGTTGACGCTGGTCTTCTGGTGCGTCAGCGGGCTGTTCTTGGCATCGCCCTGCAGGGCGCTGACCGAGAGGCCGGCCGTCACGCTGCTGCGCGGGCTGAGGATGTGGGTCAGGGAGGCATTGGCCCGCACATCGCGCAGGCCAGCGCCGACGCGGTAGGGCGCATAGCCGCTGCTCGCCGCCTGGGCCGCGCTCACGCCGAAATAGGACTGCAGCGCTTCGCGGTTGGCCAGGGTCAGGGCGGCGCCCACACCCAGGCGCCAGCTCCCATCCAGCGGGATCTGGTGGGCCACGCCCAGATCAACCAGCAGGCCCTTGCGGTCCTGGCCGGAGCCGTAGCGCAAGGAACTGGTCAGGGCCAGGCTCTGGCTGGGGCTGTAATTGAAGAAGCCACCGATCTCGGGGCGGAATTCGATGTCGCCCATGCCGCGCAAGGCCGGCGAGCGGTCTTCATCGCGGCCGAAATCGGCCGTCAGGCGCAGGCCATAGCTGAACTGCGCCTGCTTGGAGAAGTTCAGGCCCAGGCCATTGCTGGTGCCGGCAAACCAGCCATTGCTCCATTGGTAGTCGAGGCTGGGCACCAGCATGGCGCGGCTTTTCTTCGAGCCTTGGTAGGCGTGGCCGGCCAGTGCAACGAGGCCGATGCGGCCGCCGTCGCGCTCGGGCGCAGCGCCGTAGATGCGCGCGGTGTCAAAGGCCTGGGCTTGGGCCGAAGCGGCGCTGAACAGGCCGAGGCCGGCGGTCATGCAGGCCATCAGGCCGGTGCGGGGCAGGTGACGGAGGGTGTTGAGCATCATGGTGGCTTTGGGCTGAGGAGGGCTGAGGTGGACAGGTGCGGCCCGCACGCAGGCGGCCGGGTGGCGGTGATTCGCCCCGCAATATGGCGCAAATGTGTGACGTTTGCTGGCGCCGCGCGTTTGGGCCCGGGCCGGGTCGGTGAATCGCCGGTCGGGAGCGCAGCGCGGCTGCCGCCAGGCCCCTGTGGCACACTCCGCCGCTTCCTGTTTTGACTGCCTCGCCGACGTTTTGGACAAGATCCTGCTTCAAATTGCCGCCGAACTGAGCGTTCGCCCGGCCCAGATCAACGCCGCCGTGGAGCTGCTTGATGGCGGCGCCACCGTGCCCTTCATCGCCCGCTACCGCAAGGAAGTGACCGACGGGCTGGACGACAGCCAGCTGCGCGAGATCGAGGCCCGCCTGGCCTATCTGCGCGAGCTGGAAGACCGCCGCGCCGCCGTGCTCAAGAGCATCGAGGAGCAAGGCAAGCTCACGCCCGAGCTGCGGGCCGCCATCTTGGCCGCGCCGACCAAGCAGGAGCTGGAAGACCTCTACCTGCCCTACAAGCAAAAGCGCCGCACCAAGGGCATGATCGCCCGCGAAGCTGGCCTGGAGCCCCTGGCTGACAAGCTGTTTGCCGACCCCGGCCTGGACCCGATGGCGGAAGCTGCGGCCTTCATCAACGCCGACGCCGGCTTTGCCGATGCCTTTGCGGTGCTGGACGGCGTGCGCGACCTGCTGTCCGAGCGCTGGGCCGAGGATGCCGTGCTGATCGGCAAGCTGCGCGAGTGGCTGTGGGAGGAGGGCTTATTCAAGTCCAAGCTGATGGACGGCAAGGACGAGAACAATCCCGATGTCGCCAAGTTCCGCGACTATTTCGATTACGACGAGCCGATCAAGACCGTGCCTTCGCACCGTGCGCTGGCTGTGTTCCGCGGCCGCACGCAAGAGATCCTGGACGCCAAGCTGGCGCTGGACGAAGAAGTGGTGGCCGGCCAACCGGGTTTGGCTGAAGGCCGCATCGCCCGCCATCTGGGCTGGACCATGGGCACTCGCCCGGGCGACGCCCTGATTCGCAAGACCATCTCATGGACCTGGAAGGTCAAGCTCTCCATGAGCCTGGAGCGCGATCTGTTCGCCCGCCTGCGCGAAGATGCCGAGGCCGTGGCCATCAAAGTGTTCGCCGAGAACCTGCGCGATCTGCTGCTGGCCGCGCCGGCTGGCAAGCGTGTGGTCATGGGCCTGGACCCGGGCATCCGCACCGGCGTCAAGGTGGCCGTGGTCAGCGACACCGGCCGGGTGCTGGACACCTGCGCCGTGTTTCCGCACGAGCCGCGCAAGGACTGGGAAGGCGCCCTGCACACCCTGGGCCGCCTCTGCGCCACCCATGGCGTCAACCTGATCGCCATCGGCAATGGCACGGCCAGCCGCGAAACCGACAAGCTGGCCGGCGATCTGATCAAGCGCATCCAGCAGCTCGCCCCCGGCACCCAGATCGACAAGGTGGTGGTCAGCGAGGCCGGCGCCTCGATCTACTCGGCCTCCGAGTTCGCCTCCAAGGAGCTGCCCGATCTGGACGTGACCCTGCGCGGTGCGGTGTCCATCGCCCGCCGCCTGCAGGACCCGCTGGCCGAGCTGGTCAAGATCGACCCCAAGAGCATCGGCGTGGGCCAGTACCAGCACGATGTCAACCAGAGCGCCATGGCCAAGACCCTGGATGCGGTGGTGGAAGACTGCGTGAACTCGGTGGGCGTGGACCTGAACACCGCCTCGGCCCCGCTGCTGTCGCGCGTGTCGGGCCTGTCCAGCACCGTGGCCGCCTCCATCGTGCGCTGGCGCGATGCCAACGGTGCCTTCAAGAGCCGCAAGCAACTGCTCGACGTGGCCGGCCTCGGCCCCAAGACTTTTGAGCAATCGGCCGGCTTCCTGCGCATCCGCGACGGCGAGAACCCGCTGGACTTCTCGGGTGTGCACCCCGAAACCTACCCGGTGGTGGAGCGCATCCTGAAAGCCGTCAACAAGCCGGCGGCCGAGGTCATGGGCAAGAGCGATGTCATCCGCGCGCTGAAGCCTGAGGCCTTTGCCGACGAGAAATTCGGCGCCATCACCGTCAAGGACATCCTGGCCGAGCTGGAAAAGCCCGGCCGAGACCCCCGCCCGGACTTCAAAGTGGCCCGCTTCAACGAAGGCGTGGACGACATCAAGGACCTGGTCGAGGGCATGGTGCTCGAGGGCACGGTGTCCAACGTTGCCCAGTTCGGCGCCTTCGTGGACCTGGGTGTGCATCAGGACGGCCTGGTTCATGTGAGCCAGCTGTCCAACAAGTTCGTGACCGACGCCCGCGAGGTGGTCAAGACCGGCGACATCGTCAAGGTGCGGGTGCTGGAGGTGGACCTGGCTCGCAAGCGCATCTCCCTGACCATGAAGCTGGATGCACCGGTGCAGCGCGGCGGCGCCAAGGCCGACAACAGCTTCCGTCCGGCCGGTCGCCAGGAGCGGGCCGGTGGTGGCGCGGCTCGCGGCGGTTTTGCCGGTGCCCGGGCACCTGAGCCGGCCGCTGGCGGTGCCATGGCGGCGGCGTTTGCCAAGTTCAAGAAACAGGGCTGAGCCTGGCGATCCAGGGCGGCTGCGTCGCCATTGGCGCGCTGCCGCCGCAGATCAGCCCCCGCAAGCCGCGATTGGTCGCCAGCCGGCAGACGCGGCGCGCAGCGCTCGCTAAGCTGCGCGCCTTGTTGTCCTGGATTGTTTTGGAGCCTCGCTTGAACCGTTGTCTGCCCCGCACTTCCGTGAACCTGGCCTGCCGCGTGCTGCTGGCCGGTTCGGCCCTGTCGCTTGTCCACCTCGGCGCCCATGCGCAGGACGGGGTGCCCGGCCTGGGCGACAACCGCCCGGCCGTGGGCAACAAGCTGGAGCGTGTGGAGCTGACCTCACGCCCACAGACCGACACCGATCTGCGCCGCAAATCGCCGGTGGCCAAGCAGGTCTACGGCCGCGAGGAGATGGACAAGTTCGGTGACACCAATGTGGCCGATGTGCTCAAGCGCCTGCCTGGTGTGAACATGCAGGGCGGTGCGCCGCGCATGCGCGGCCTGGGTTCGGGCTACACCCTGATCTTGATCAACGGTGATCCGGCGCCTCCGGGCTTCGACATGAGCCAGCTCAGCCCTTCGCAGGTCGAGCGCATCGAAGTGACCAAGGCGCCCACTGCCGACCAGAGCGCCCAGGCCGTGGCCGGTGCCATCAACATCATCCTGAAGGACGCGCCTCGCATCTCGCAGCGCGATCTGCGCTTGGGGCTGGGCTACAACGCCGTGCGCCCCACGCCCTCGGCCACCTTCACCCTGGGCGAGAAGATCGGTTCGGCCGCCTTGTCGGTGCCGCTGTCCTTTTTCCAGTGGCGCGGCCAGAACGATGTCACCAGCAGCCGCCAGATGCCGGGCAGCGATGGCAAGGATTCCAACAGCGTGCAGCAAGGCGAACAGGCCAACTGGGGCCATGGCTTCAACTCAGCGCCGCGCCTGAACTGGAAGATCAGCGATGAAGAGACGCTGACCCTGCAGGCCTTTTTGCAAAAAGGCTTCTGGAACAACCGCAACAGCTACGACACCGTGTCCAGCAACGGCGCTGCCGTGCTTGATGACGACAGCCTGAATCACGGCACCTGGCAGAACTTGCGCGGCAATGCCGTCTGGTCCAAGCGCTTCAACGACGAGCAAAAGCTCGAGCTCAAGGCTGGCGTGCAGCGTTCGCGCGGCACCTTCGACAACCAGACCTATCTGCCCGCCAATCAGCTGCGCCGCGCGGTCGGCGACAACACCGATCGCGGTTTCACCCAGGCCGGCAAGTTTGGCCAGCTGCTGGGTGAGGACCACAGCCTGACCGTGGGTTGGGATCTGGAATGGCGCCGCCGTGAGGAAGACCGCACGGTCACCGAAGCTGGCAATCTCCAGCTACCGGACTTCGACGGCCAGCCCTTTGGCGCTCGCATCACCCGCCAGGCCTTGTTTGTGCAGGACGAGTGGGAGCTGTCCCCGCAATGGTCCACCTATCTGGGTCTGCGCAGCGAGCGCATCATCACCGAGAGCCGCGGCCTGGCCGCGCCGGTACGCAACACCAGCACCGTTCTGACCCCCCTCTGGCACCTGAACTACAAGTTCGACCCCAAGGGCAAAGACCTGATCCGCGCCAGCCTGACGCGCAGCTACAAGGCGCCGGACCTCAATGCCTTGCTGGCCCGCCCCAGCCTGAGCAGCCTGTTCACCGACACCAGCAAGTCCAACACCGAGATCTCGCCGGACCGCGAAGGCAACCCGCTGCTCAAGCCCGAGCTGGCCACCGGCCTGGACGTGGCCTACGAGAAATACCTGACCGGCGGTGGCATGGTCAGCGTCGGCGTGTTCCATCGTCAGGTCAATGACCTGATCCGTAACGT
It includes:
- a CDS encoding PEP-CTERM sorting domain-containing protein translates to MTRTPSTFLKFGAPSLAAALLGAAGLLASTLASAQTFSFSDVTPTGVPLEPRMRLELPVAAQQGQTLNVAIRLDQPFAGRAADDVFLFYGFKLDFDPSQLRFKGFAAAEGWSDDSGFLRPGEIGASNFPGVAAAGQSWLNLGALQFELLSPGEAWLQISSPEGDLNLGLGYAQGTANLPIDWRGSLQVSAVPEPGALAMTLAGLLGLGLVQRRRLGQNK
- a CDS encoding Tex family protein; the protein is MDKILLQIAAELSVRPAQINAAVELLDGGATVPFIARYRKEVTDGLDDSQLREIEARLAYLRELEDRRAAVLKSIEEQGKLTPELRAAILAAPTKQELEDLYLPYKQKRRTKGMIAREAGLEPLADKLFADPGLDPMAEAAAFINADAGFADAFAVLDGVRDLLSERWAEDAVLIGKLREWLWEEGLFKSKLMDGKDENNPDVAKFRDYFDYDEPIKTVPSHRALAVFRGRTQEILDAKLALDEEVVAGQPGLAEGRIARHLGWTMGTRPGDALIRKTISWTWKVKLSMSLERDLFARLREDAEAVAIKVFAENLRDLLLAAPAGKRVVMGLDPGIRTGVKVAVVSDTGRVLDTCAVFPHEPRKDWEGALHTLGRLCATHGVNLIAIGNGTASRETDKLAGDLIKRIQQLAPGTQIDKVVVSEAGASIYSASEFASKELPDLDVTLRGAVSIARRLQDPLAELVKIDPKSIGVGQYQHDVNQSAMAKTLDAVVEDCVNSVGVDLNTASAPLLSRVSGLSSTVAASIVRWRDANGAFKSRKQLLDVAGLGPKTFEQSAGFLRIRDGENPLDFSGVHPETYPVVERILKAVNKPAAEVMGKSDVIRALKPEAFADEKFGAITVKDILAELEKPGRDPRPDFKVARFNEGVDDIKDLVEGMVLEGTVSNVAQFGAFVDLGVHQDGLVHVSQLSNKFVTDAREVVKTGDIVKVRVLEVDLARKRISLTMKLDAPVQRGGAKADNSFRPAGRQERAGGGAARGGFAGARAPEPAAGGAMAAAFAKFKKQG
- a CDS encoding phosphocholine-specific phospholipase C; the encoded protein is MSSRTIQNPSRRGFLAAAAGTAGLANTPSFAQTIARALATPASQVSGGLGDIEHVVFLMQENRSFDHYFGCLAGVRGFSDPRAITLPSGKPVWFQPSGSSHVLPYHYDVKNTNALHVGLDHHWKGTEAAWKDWNAWVPKKTSMSLGYFDRGDLPFYYALADAFTTCDAYHCSVFGPTDPNRFYALSGHTAGYVTGIPDSRLYNVNNGTYNADIANDNPAAQGITWQSYAEVLEAQGVSWKVYQEWDNYGDNYLQYFKNFRVDAAGRKLTPESPLYQKCRAMAPGSNAANAAQTTGQWLIDDFAADVRAGRLPAVSWICAPTEYCEHPSPTPNAGENFSARLLAALVDNPEVWAKTVLIITYDENDGFFDHMPSNVPPMDAGRGRSTVANSLQGEVYKGSEPIGLGPRVPTLVISPWSKGGRVNSQLFDHTSQIRFLEEWLVQGKGLPRAAVHCPNISPWRRAVCGDLLSVFNFDEPNKTWPAGVPRTAEYPKYDATAPAWPPATQVLPRQEQVSTGQPRPACPMPYRAEVDGAVQGTARQFALSFANGGSVAEPFIVYSALRSDGPWHYTLAAGTRVEREVWNWSGDSYQLKVHGQNGFVREFSGALGSAARQLEVSLREEPASRSVRLQFSNSSSQVLRLQLADLAYGQGRLLSLSLQPGQNHSETLSVEASRGWYDLGVTLEGESLYWRRLAGHVEGAGLDYTDPVLNGLALAQDSPPVLVPTPPPVNPVRFSASASVSRIGDSINLSWQGLPAGNKHWLGFYRKGMVPGGPGSLKWNYVAAPAGGQSFSLASFAEGEYFFGLFLNDGYEEAAPRLALRLLKRGDINGDGRIDAADREAQRAAMGACAGDNRYQPLANFDADACITQADYRAWFDIFRQQKP
- a CDS encoding MipA/OmpV family protein, with the protein product MMLNTLRHLPRTGLMACMTAGLGLFSAASAQAQAFDTARIYGAAPERDGGRIGLVALAGHAYQGSKKSRAMLVPSLDYQWSNGWFAGTSNGLGLNFSKQAQFSYGLRLTADFGRDEDRSPALRGMGDIEFRPEIGGFFNYSPSQSLALTSSLRYGSGQDRKGLLVDLGVAHQIPLDGSWRLGVGAALTLANREALQSYFGVSAAQAASSGYAPYRVGAGLRDVRANASLTHILSPRSSVTAGLSVSALQGDAKNSPLTHQKTSVNGLLAFGYLF
- a CDS encoding TonB-dependent receptor plug domain-containing protein, which translates into the protein MNLACRVLLAGSALSLVHLGAHAQDGVPGLGDNRPAVGNKLERVELTSRPQTDTDLRRKSPVAKQVYGREEMDKFGDTNVADVLKRLPGVNMQGGAPRMRGLGSGYTLILINGDPAPPGFDMSQLSPSQVERIEVTKAPTADQSAQAVAGAINIILKDAPRISQRDLRLGLGYNAVRPTPSATFTLGEKIGSAALSVPLSFFQWRGQNDVTSSRQMPGSDGKDSNSVQQGEQANWGHGFNSAPRLNWKISDEETLTLQAFLQKGFWNNRNSYDTVSSNGAAVLDDDSLNHGTWQNLRGNAVWSKRFNDEQKLELKAGVQRSRGTFDNQTYLPANQLRRAVGDNTDRGFTQAGKFGQLLGEDHSLTVGWDLEWRRREEDRTVTEAGNLQLPDFDGQPFGARITRQALFVQDEWELSPQWSTYLGLRSERIITESRGLAAPVRNTSTVLTPLWHLNYKFDPKGKDLIRASLTRSYKAPDLNALLARPSLSSLFTDTSKSNTEISPDREGNPLLKPELATGLDVAYEKYLTGGGMVSVGVFHRQVNDLIRNVTSLSNVSWASVPRYVSRPTNFSKAQTTGLELEVKGRAGELMPQWFDAKTALNLRASLSYYKSKVDALPGPNNRLDGQQPWSGNLGFDYRFSDLPLVTGASLAYTPGYTTQQTLSQTVEQSRSRALDMFAQWTFSKTLSMRVSANNLAPLDAQSQTLLSSGYGSGSLRKGRSFFGLNVEMKL